From the Palaemon carinicauda isolate YSFRI2023 chromosome 42, ASM3689809v2, whole genome shotgun sequence genome, one window contains:
- the LOC137632869 gene encoding paternally-expressed gene 3 protein-like: protein MTEKSGQISMSQESGQTSTTEESGQFSMTQESGQISMTQESGQISMTEKSGQISMTQESGQTSTAEESGQFSMTQESGQISMTEKSGQISMSQESGQISMTEESGQISMIEESGQISMTQESGEISMTEKSGQISMTEETRRTLLKESQTHIQD from the coding sequence ATGACCGAGAAATCTGGACAGATTTCTATGAGCCAGGAATCTGGACAGACTTCTACGACCGAGGAATCTGGACAGTTTTCTATGACCCAGGAATCTGGACAGATTTCTATGACCCAGGAATCTGGACAGATTTCTATGACCGAGAAATCTGGACAGATTTCTATGACCCAAGAATCTGGACAGACTTCTACGGCCGAGGAATCTGGACAGTTTTCTATGACCCAGGAATCTGGACAGATTTCTATGACCGAGAAATCTGGACAGATTTCTATGAGCCAGGAATCTGGACAGATTTCTATGACCGAGGAATCTGGACAGATTTCTATGATCGAGGAATCTGGACAGATTTCTATGACCCAGGAATCTGGAGAGATTTCTATGACCGAGAAATCTGGACAGATTTCTATGACTGAAGAAACTAGACGAACTCTATTAAAAGAATCACAGACACACATCCAAGATTGA